A genomic stretch from Pseudoliparis swirei isolate HS2019 ecotype Mariana Trench chromosome 18, NWPU_hadal_v1, whole genome shotgun sequence includes:
- the adipor1a gene encoding adiponectin receptor protein 1a has translation MSGRNGSASDADCRISEDCHVPDVELMELGPLLEEGGGRQAGSKGVLSEGAAMLADEEEEDDDEGGVLTLPLQAHHAMEKMEEFVHKVWEGRWRVIPFHVLPEWLKDNDYLLHGHRPPMPSFRACFGSIFRIHTETGNIWTHLLGLILFICLGTLTLLRPNVYFMAPLQEKVVFGMFFLGAVLCLSFSWLFHTVYCHSEKVSRTFSKLDYSGIALLIMGSFVPWLYYSFYCSPQPRLIYLTIVCILGIAAIVVAQWDRFSTPRHRPTRAGVFMGLGLSGIVPTLHFTIEEGFVKATTVGQMGWFYLMGAMYITGAGLYAARIPERYFPGKCDIWFHSHQIFHVLVVAAAFVHFYGVSNLQKFRYGLEGGCTDDTLL, from the exons ATGTCAGGCAGAAACGGGTCTGCAAGTGATGCAGACTGCCGGATCTCTGAGGACTGCCATGTCCCAGATGTTGAGTTGATGGAGCTCGGGCCActgctggaggagggaggggggcgacAGGCAGGATCAAAAGGCGTCCTTTCAGAG GGAGCCGCAATGCTCGctgacgaggaagaggaagatgatgacGAGGGAGGGGTCTTAACCTTACCACTTCAGGCTCACCACGCTatggagaagatggaggagttTGTACACAAG GTTTGGGAGGGGCGCTGGAGGGTTATCCCTTTCCATGTCCTGCCAGAGTGGCTAAAGGACAACGATTACCTTCTGCATGGACATCGGCCCCCAATGCCCTCCTTCCGAGCCTGTTTTGGGAGCATCTTCCGAATTCACACCGAGACAGGAAACATCTGGACTCACCTGTTAG GGCTGATCTTATTCATTTGTCTGGGCACATTAACCCTGCTGCGGCCTAACGTGTATTTTATGGCCCCGCTGCAAGAGAAAGTGGTGTTTGGGATGTTCTTCCTGGGAGCTGTGCTCTGCCTCAGCTTCTCCTGGCTTTTTCATACAGTCTACTGCCACTCTGAGAAAGTGTCCCGAACCTTCTCCAA GCTTGACTACTCGGGCATTGCCCTCCTGATCATGGGCTCCTTCGTGCCCTGGCTGTACTACTCCTTCTATTGTTCTCCTCAACCTCGACTTATCTACCTCACCATTGTATGTATCCTCGGCATTGCAGCCATCGTAGTTGCCCAGTGGGACCGGTTCTCTACACCTCGTCACAGACCTACACGAGCAG GCGTGTTTATGGGTCTTGGACTTAGCGGTATTGTCCCCACATTGCACTTCACCATCGAGGAGGGCTTTGTTAAGGCCACCACAGTCGGCCAGATGGGTTGGTTCTACCTGATGGGTGCCATGTATATCACTGGGGCTGGTCTGTATGCAGCCAGGATCCCTGAACGCTATTTCCCTGGAAAGTGTGACATCTGG TTCCACTCTCATCAGATTTTTCATGTTCTGGTTGTGGCAGCCGCATTCGTCCATTTCTACGGGGTTTCCAACTTGCAGAAGTTCCGCTACGGCCTCGAGGGAGGCTGCACAGACGACACTCTACTCTGA
- the rabif gene encoding guanine nucleotide exchange factor MSS4 isoform X2, producing the protein MASSQQANDGTDRPDLVSGEGKNSKTVVCQRCGSKVLCPGMAVFAEKELFLPSMRKKNGLSTTEGSADGDTLTAHWFVDDMYTFENVGFTKDVGRIKYLICADCEIGPIGWHSLDDKKSFYVALERVNHA; encoded by the exons ATGGCCAGTAGCCAGCAGGCCAACGACGGCACGGATCGGCCCGACCTGGTTTCTGGAGAGGGCAAGAATAGCAAAACGGTCGTGTGTCAACGCTGCGGATCCAAAGTGCTGTGCCCGGGGATGGCTGTGTTTGCAGAGAAAGAG CTGTTTCTACCATCCATGCGGAAAAAGAACGGCCTCAGCACCACAGAGGGCTCAGCGGACGGGGACACCCTGACCGCCCACTGGTTTGTGGACGACATGTACACTTTTGAGAATGTGGGCTTCACTAAGGACGTTGGGAGAATCAAGTATCTCATCTGTGCAGATTGTGAGATTGGACCGATTGGCTGGCACTCTTTGGATGACAAGAAAAGTTTCTATGTCGCTCTGGAAAGGGTGAATCATGCATAG
- the rabif gene encoding guanine nucleotide exchange factor MSS4 isoform X1: MQWVGFTIDMASSQQANDGTDRPDLVSGEGKNSKTVVCQRCGSKVLCPGMAVFAEKELFLPSMRKKNGLSTTEGSADGDTLTAHWFVDDMYTFENVGFTKDVGRIKYLICADCEIGPIGWHSLDDKKSFYVALERVNHA, translated from the exons ATGCAATGGGTGGGGTTTACAATTG ATATGGCCAGTAGCCAGCAGGCCAACGACGGCACGGATCGGCCCGACCTGGTTTCTGGAGAGGGCAAGAATAGCAAAACGGTCGTGTGTCAACGCTGCGGATCCAAAGTGCTGTGCCCGGGGATGGCTGTGTTTGCAGAGAAAGAG CTGTTTCTACCATCCATGCGGAAAAAGAACGGCCTCAGCACCACAGAGGGCTCAGCGGACGGGGACACCCTGACCGCCCACTGGTTTGTGGACGACATGTACACTTTTGAGAATGTGGGCTTCACTAAGGACGTTGGGAGAATCAAGTATCTCATCTGTGCAGATTGTGAGATTGGACCGATTGGCTGGCACTCTTTGGATGACAAGAAAAGTTTCTATGTCGCTCTGGAAAGGGTGAATCATGCATAG